In Aquimarina sp. TRL1, a single window of DNA contains:
- a CDS encoding response regulator transcription factor: MKKKILIVDDEPNIVMSLEYAFKKKNFEVFIARDGSEAIQLLEKEIPDVVLLDIMMPNIDGYQTVSYIKKHEKLKKVKTVFLSAKNKTSDIEKGLEMGVDQYLTKPFSVKKVIAEIEKLLI; this comes from the coding sequence ATGAAAAAGAAGATATTGATTGTAGATGATGAACCAAATATAGTGATGTCACTGGAATACGCTTTCAAAAAGAAGAATTTCGAAGTGTTTATAGCTCGAGATGGAAGCGAAGCTATTCAACTATTAGAAAAAGAAATTCCAGATGTCGTATTGTTGGATATTATGATGCCTAATATAGATGGATATCAAACCGTATCCTACATAAAAAAACACGAGAAACTAAAAAAAGTAAAAACAGTTTTTTTATCGGCTAAAAATAAAACCTCAGATATAGAAAAAGGGTTAGAAATGGGGGTAGACCAGTATCTGACAAAGCCTTTTTCGGTCAAAAAAGTAATTGCAGAAATAGAAAAATTACTTATCTGA
- a CDS encoding M42 family metallopeptidase, giving the protein MAKKSILNKKSLDFLEKYLNNAAPTGYEWEGQKIWMDYLKPYVDEFITDTYGTAVGVINPKAPYKVVIEGHADEISWYVNYITDNGLIYVIRNGGSDHQIATSKRVNIHTKKGIVKGVFGWPAIHTRKGSKEQAPTLENICIDVGCNTKEEVLELGVHVGCVITYPDEFFILNENKFVCRALDNRMGGFMIAEVARLLKENKKELPFGLYITNSVQEEIGLRGAEMITHTIKPDVAIVTDVCHDTTTPMIEKKTQGETKIGDGPVISYAPAVQNKLRELLIDTAESKKIPFQRMASSRMTGTDTDAFAYSNGGVASALISLPLRYMHTTVEMVHREDVENVISLIYESLLQIKEGETFSYFD; this is encoded by the coding sequence ATGGCAAAAAAAAGTATACTTAATAAAAAATCTTTAGATTTTTTAGAAAAATATCTAAATAATGCTGCTCCTACCGGGTATGAATGGGAAGGGCAAAAAATATGGATGGATTATTTAAAACCATATGTAGATGAGTTTATAACGGACACATACGGTACTGCTGTTGGAGTTATTAATCCTAAAGCTCCATATAAGGTTGTTATAGAAGGGCATGCTGATGAAATTTCCTGGTATGTTAATTACATTACAGACAATGGTCTCATTTATGTTATAAGAAATGGAGGAAGTGACCACCAGATTGCAACTTCTAAAAGAGTTAATATTCACACAAAAAAAGGTATTGTAAAAGGAGTTTTTGGATGGCCAGCTATTCATACCAGAAAAGGTTCTAAAGAACAGGCTCCTACATTGGAAAACATTTGTATTGACGTCGGGTGTAATACCAAAGAAGAAGTATTGGAATTAGGGGTTCACGTAGGTTGTGTAATTACCTACCCTGACGAGTTTTTTATTCTAAATGAAAACAAATTTGTTTGCAGAGCTTTGGACAACCGAATGGGTGGTTTTATGATTGCAGAAGTTGCACGACTTTTAAAAGAAAATAAAAAGGAGCTTCCTTTTGGTTTATACATCACTAATTCTGTACAGGAAGAAATTGGTCTCAGGGGAGCAGAAATGATAACTCATACTATCAAACCAGATGTAGCTATCGTAACTGATGTATGTCATGACACCACAACGCCTATGATTGAAAAGAAAACACAAGGAGAAACAAAAATTGGAGATGGTCCTGTAATTTCTTACGCTCCTGCAGTTCAGAATAAACTAAGAGAACTTCTTATCGATACTGCAGAAAGCAAAAAAATTCCATTTCAGCGAATGGCTTCCAGCAGAATGACAGGTACCGATACCGATGCTTTTGCATATAGTAACGGGGGAGTTGCTTCTGCTTTAATTTCGCTTCCACTTCGATACATGCATACCACTGTAGAAATGGTACACCGTGAAGATGTAGAAAATGTTATTTCATTAATTTATGAAAGTTTATTACAAATAAAAGAAGGAGAAACCTTTAGTTATTTTGACTAG
- a CDS encoding class I SAM-dependent RNA methyltransferase — protein MVAKTFYGFEEILANELRSLGAEKVQEGNRMVSFYGDKGFMYKANLCLRTALKILKPIATKKVRNEQQLYTFIQSIRWMDYLDVSDSFAIYTTVNSTIFTHSHFISLKAKDAIVDKFRNTKGRRPNVDTDYPDLTINIHIQQDLCTVSLDSSGGSLHHRGYRQVTNIAPINEVLAAGILLLSGWKGQSHFMDPMCGSGTLAIEAAMIACNIPPNLNRKEFAFEKWLDWDMDLFEKIEESCLNKTRDFKYSITAMDKAPSAIRKTRDNIRNANLEEFIKVEEGNFFESEKKNEETLHMVFNPPYGERLQLNPEVFYGEIGDTLKRGYPGTNAWFITSNIEGLKYVGLRPSRKIKVFNGKLESRLVKYEMYKGSKKAKYN, from the coding sequence ATGGTAGCTAAAACCTTTTATGGTTTTGAGGAAATATTGGCAAATGAGCTTAGGTCTTTAGGGGCTGAAAAGGTCCAGGAAGGTAATAGAATGGTTAGTTTTTATGGAGATAAAGGGTTTATGTATAAGGCTAATTTATGCTTGAGAACAGCTCTTAAAATTTTAAAACCAATTGCTACTAAGAAAGTAAGAAATGAACAACAGCTCTATACTTTTATACAATCGATCCGATGGATGGACTATTTGGATGTTTCCGATTCTTTTGCAATTTATACCACTGTTAATTCTACAATATTTACCCATTCTCATTTTATATCTCTAAAGGCAAAAGACGCGATTGTAGATAAATTTAGAAATACCAAGGGGAGAAGACCTAATGTGGATACTGATTATCCGGATTTAACTATTAATATTCATATACAACAAGACTTGTGTACAGTGTCATTAGATAGCTCCGGAGGGTCCTTACACCATAGAGGATATCGTCAGGTTACCAATATAGCTCCTATCAATGAGGTTTTGGCAGCTGGAATTTTATTGCTATCAGGATGGAAGGGGCAGTCACATTTTATGGATCCTATGTGTGGTAGCGGTACCTTGGCTATTGAAGCAGCAATGATTGCATGCAATATTCCGCCCAATTTAAACCGAAAGGAATTCGCATTCGAAAAATGGTTGGATTGGGATATGGATCTATTTGAAAAAATTGAAGAATCGTGCCTGAATAAGACAAGAGATTTTAAATATAGCATAACAGCAATGGATAAAGCACCTTCTGCTATAAGAAAAACAAGAGATAATATTAGAAATGCAAATTTAGAAGAGTTTATAAAAGTCGAAGAAGGTAACTTTTTTGAAAGTGAAAAGAAAAATGAAGAGACATTACATATGGTATTCAATCCTCCTTATGGGGAACGGTTGCAGTTAAACCCTGAAGTTTTTTATGGAGAAATAGGAGATACTCTTAAAAGAGGATACCCAGGGACTAATGCTTGGTTTATAACATCGAATATTGAAGGGTTAAAATATGTAGGTTTACGCCCCTCCCGAAAAATTAAAGTTTTTAACGGTAAATTAGAATCCAGACTGGTGAAATATGAAATGTATAAAGGGAGTAAAAAGGCAAAATATAATTAA
- a CDS encoding cyclopropane-fatty-acyl-phospholipid synthase family protein gives MLKDSTKWYASWFDTPYYHILYKDRDYKEAQQFMDNLTTYLSLGPEETILDLACGKGRHSIYLNQLGYNVTGADLSKNSIEYASQFENERLKFRVHDMCQPYPEKFDAVFNLFTSFGYFENEEDNLNTIKAIKSTLSERGFAVIDFMNVTNVINNLVPEEIKEVEGISFHISRYVKNNYIHKDITFTDKGQEYSYTERVKAITLDDFQVYFEKANIQLLDIFGSYQLQKFNKNNSERLILIFK, from the coding sequence ATGCTAAAAGATTCAACAAAGTGGTATGCATCATGGTTTGATACACCATACTACCACATACTATATAAAGACAGAGACTACAAAGAAGCACAACAGTTCATGGATAATCTCACAACTTATCTAAGTCTTGGTCCCGAAGAAACGATACTAGACCTTGCTTGCGGAAAAGGAAGACATAGTATATATCTCAACCAACTGGGGTATAATGTCACAGGAGCTGATTTATCCAAAAATAGTATTGAATATGCTTCTCAATTCGAAAATGAACGATTAAAATTCCGTGTACATGATATGTGCCAACCATATCCTGAAAAATTCGATGCTGTTTTCAATCTTTTTACAAGTTTTGGATATTTCGAAAATGAAGAAGATAATCTCAATACTATAAAAGCGATTAAATCTACTCTTAGCGAAAGAGGGTTTGCCGTTATTGATTTTATGAACGTAACCAATGTTATCAATAACCTGGTCCCCGAAGAGATCAAGGAAGTAGAGGGTATCTCTTTTCATATATCACGATATGTAAAAAACAACTACATCCATAAAGACATTACATTTACTGATAAAGGTCAGGAATACTCCTATACCGAACGTGTAAAAGCTATAACTCTTGATGACTTTCAAGTCTATTTCGAAAAGGCAAATATCCAACTACTCGATATTTTTGGGAGTTATCAGCTTCAAAAATTCAATAAAAACAACTCTGAAAGACTCATTTTAATATTCAAATAG
- a CDS encoding DUF4268 domain-containing protein, whose protein sequence is MFSKEESKKIRQEFWTSFGKKYPRKWLLYNTKIKGVTLKFTFTTKKAQVSIDIEPEDDFIRSYYYDKFQSLQNILETDYLSEIIFDDSYTLENGKIISRLYTELPKVSVHNKNTWDDTMFFLHSNMLSMEAFFIEYKDYIED, encoded by the coding sequence ATGTTTAGTAAAGAAGAATCAAAAAAAATACGTCAGGAATTCTGGACTTCATTTGGCAAAAAGTACCCTAGAAAATGGCTACTTTATAATACAAAAATAAAAGGAGTAACACTAAAATTTACTTTCACTACTAAGAAAGCTCAGGTATCTATAGACATTGAGCCTGAAGATGATTTTATCCGGTCATATTATTATGATAAGTTCCAATCCTTACAAAATATTCTAGAAACAGATTACCTCAGTGAAATTATCTTTGATGATTCCTATACATTAGAAAATGGGAAAATTATATCCCGGTTATACACGGAGCTACCTAAAGTAAGTGTGCACAATAAAAATACCTGGGATGACACTATGTTTTTTCTCCATAGCAACATGCTCTCTATGGAAGCCTTTTTTATTGAATACAAAGATTATATCGAAGATTAA
- a CDS encoding sensor histidine kinase, translated as MNSYFLICIIVAYLLFLFGIAFWAEKKAKSNWINNPYVYTLSLAVYCSAWTYYGSVGIASTSGVSFLTTYLGPVIAFPLWIVLLKKVIFIAKQHKVSSIADFISLRYGNNRFLGALVTVICLLGVLPYISLQLKAISETFAILSDNLIHSSSSILKDSTFYIAVLLAVFAAFFGTQATDATSRRRGIVFSVAFESVIKLLFFLIIGGYVTFFLFDGTTDIYEKIAKTANFEKLITFDTLESGINWGLMIGLSFFAIFLLPRQFQVSIIENTTEKHLKKAIWMFPLYLLLFNVFVIFIAWGGKLKLSEAVNPDYYTLLLPLQNGNVFLATLVFLGGFSAVISMVVVSTLALSTMLSNNLIIPYGFLDKFSQNKPERNANYIKNIRRIAIFSLIVGAYLFYINFNIQLSLFSIGQISFVVIAQLAPSFFIGLYWNRGSAIAAKSSIIGGTLVTLYTLILPFVWDAILGETDFINYGFLGIESLRPYQLFGIDFLTPVTHAFFWSMFFNLLIYLTVSLLTTVNYRERNYAEMFVNCRFNSLQENAFIWKGEAYVADIKKVLNRFLGEERTKRAMDIFCLKYNLPKTIEKADSRLINFSEKLLTGSIGSASSRILIASVVKEEPVTHMEVIKIVEENKKTISTNKFLKQKSKELTDLTEELKIANEELMIHDKLKDEFLDTVAHELKTPITSIRAATEVLLDDDDMSEQYKKRFLENILQDSERLSKLIHHILDLEKLASGREVLDKRRNNVKKTVKKAINGVRAIAEKKEIVITNAISKGGVLATYDEDRILQVLVNVLSNAIKFVEESIGTINITAQEKDETVAIMIKDNGKGVLKEDRRYIFDKFYQSKNQNIKKPAGSGFGLAISKQIVERHNGTIWLDETHKKGACFVIELPK; from the coding sequence ATGAATAGTTATTTTCTAATATGTATAATTGTAGCATACCTGTTATTTCTTTTCGGGATTGCTTTCTGGGCAGAGAAAAAGGCAAAAAGTAATTGGATTAATAACCCTTATGTGTATACCTTATCATTAGCAGTATATTGTTCTGCCTGGACTTATTATGGTAGTGTCGGGATTGCATCTACATCAGGAGTTAGCTTTTTAACCACTTATTTAGGACCGGTAATAGCTTTTCCGCTCTGGATTGTTTTACTAAAAAAAGTGATATTTATAGCGAAACAACATAAAGTCTCTAGTATTGCAGATTTTATTTCACTGCGATATGGGAATAATCGATTTTTGGGAGCTTTAGTAACAGTTATCTGCTTATTAGGTGTATTACCTTATATTTCGTTACAATTAAAAGCTATTTCAGAAACGTTCGCGATTCTTTCAGATAATCTCATTCACTCGTCATCCTCTATTCTAAAAGATTCTACCTTTTACATTGCGGTTCTATTAGCAGTATTCGCTGCTTTTTTTGGAACACAAGCTACGGATGCTACTTCTAGAAGAAGGGGAATTGTTTTTTCAGTAGCCTTTGAGTCTGTAATTAAATTATTATTTTTTTTAATTATAGGAGGATATGTAACCTTTTTCTTATTCGATGGAACAACTGATATTTATGAGAAAATAGCCAAAACAGCGAACTTCGAAAAATTAATAACATTTGATACGTTAGAGTCAGGGATTAACTGGGGCTTAATGATTGGGCTATCCTTTTTTGCTATTTTTTTATTACCTAGACAATTTCAGGTATCTATTATAGAAAATACGACAGAAAAACATCTCAAAAAGGCAATATGGATGTTTCCTCTTTATCTGTTATTATTTAATGTATTTGTCATTTTTATTGCGTGGGGAGGAAAGTTAAAATTATCAGAAGCTGTAAACCCAGATTATTATACGTTACTGTTACCCTTGCAAAATGGGAATGTGTTTTTAGCTACTCTGGTTTTTTTAGGAGGATTCTCAGCTGTTATCTCAATGGTTGTAGTTTCTACATTGGCTTTGTCTACAATGCTTAGTAATAATCTGATTATTCCATATGGTTTTTTGGATAAATTCAGTCAGAATAAACCCGAACGTAACGCTAACTATATAAAGAATATTAGACGGATTGCTATTTTTTCATTAATAGTAGGGGCTTATTTGTTTTATATAAACTTTAATATCCAGTTATCGTTATTTTCTATCGGACAAATTTCATTTGTGGTGATAGCACAATTAGCACCTTCTTTTTTTATAGGATTGTATTGGAACAGAGGATCTGCTATTGCAGCAAAGTCTTCAATAATAGGAGGGACATTAGTAACATTATACACATTGATTTTACCATTTGTTTGGGATGCAATTTTAGGAGAAACAGATTTTATCAATTATGGTTTTTTAGGAATAGAATCACTACGACCGTATCAATTATTTGGGATTGATTTTCTGACACCTGTGACCCATGCTTTCTTTTGGAGTATGTTTTTTAATCTCCTGATTTATCTAACGGTTTCTCTGTTGACTACCGTAAATTACAGAGAACGAAATTATGCAGAGATGTTCGTGAATTGTCGTTTTAATTCATTGCAGGAGAACGCATTTATATGGAAAGGGGAAGCTTATGTAGCGGATATAAAAAAAGTGCTAAACAGGTTTTTGGGAGAAGAACGAACAAAAAGAGCAATGGATATTTTTTGTCTAAAATACAACCTGCCCAAAACAATCGAAAAAGCAGATTCCAGGTTAATTAATTTTTCAGAAAAATTATTAACTGGTAGCATAGGGAGTGCTTCGTCTAGAATCTTAATAGCAAGTGTGGTAAAAGAAGAACCTGTTACCCATATGGAAGTAATCAAAATAGTAGAAGAAAATAAAAAAACCATCTCTACCAATAAATTTTTAAAGCAAAAATCAAAAGAACTTACTGATCTGACAGAGGAGCTGAAAATAGCCAATGAAGAACTCATGATTCATGATAAGCTTAAAGATGAGTTTTTGGATACTGTGGCTCATGAATTAAAAACACCGATCACCTCAATACGAGCTGCAACTGAAGTTTTATTAGATGATGATGATATGTCAGAGCAGTATAAAAAACGGTTTTTAGAAAATATTTTGCAAGACTCGGAACGCCTGTCCAAACTGATTCATCATATTTTGGATTTGGAAAAATTAGCCTCGGGAAGAGAAGTGTTGGATAAACGGAGGAATAATGTTAAAAAGACAGTAAAGAAAGCAATAAACGGTGTTCGGGCAATTGCAGAAAAAAAAGAAATTGTCATTACTAATGCGATATCCAAAGGAGGGGTATTAGCTACCTATGATGAAGACAGAATATTACAGGTATTGGTGAATGTATTGTCAAATGCTATAAAATTTGTAGAAGAATCTATCGGAACAATAAATATTACAGCTCAGGAAAAAGACGAAACTGTTGCGATTATGATAAAAGATAACGGAAAAGGAGTATTAAAGGAGGATAGACGATATATTTTTGATAAATTTTACCAATCAAAAAATCAAAATATAAAAAAGCCTGCAGGAAGTGGGTTTGGTTTAGCGATTAGTAAACAGATTGTAGAAAGACATAATGGAACGATTTGGTTAGATGAAACTCATAAAAAAGGAGCGTGTTTTGTCATAGAATTACCCAAATAG
- the acs gene encoding acetate--CoA ligase → MEVRETLQLRSFAEYKEAYQKSVENPEEFWDAIAEKFYWHKKWDKTLEWDFTKPEVKWFQGGKLNITENCLDRHLDKLGNKTAIIWEPNNPDEESRHITYRQLFVKVSRFANVLKNNGIKKGDRVCIYMPMIPELAIAMLACARIGAIHSIVFAGFSSSAIASRINDSSCKMLITANEVYRGSKPVKLKEMCDEALKNTPTVQTVIVYRRTVEPTPMTPGRDKFWFEELQKAEKECPAEVMDAEDVLFILYTSGSTGKPKGMVHTIGGYMVYTTYTFANVFQCDHFAPTGVKNQSKPKSDVYWCTADIGWITGHSYIVYGPLAAGVTTVMFEGVPSYPDYGRFWEICDKLDVTHFYTAPTAIRALAKQSLDLVNKHDLNSLKVLGSVGEPINDEAWHWYNDNIGKGNSPIVDTWWQTETGGIMISPLAGITPTRPTFATLPLPGIQPVLMDEEGKEIPFKSQKSEGRLAIKYPWPSMARTIYRDHQRYKDVYFSAYDKMYFTGDGAYRDATGNYRITGRVDDVVIVSGHNLGTAPIENAINEHLSVAESAIVGFPHDIKGTALYAYVTLHENQVGDDELRAKIREQVSNTIGPIAKPDKVQFVEGLPKTRSGKIMRRILRKIASKDTSNLGDTSTLLNPDVVKDIMENAL, encoded by the coding sequence ATGGAAGTACGAGAAACCCTCCAGCTACGGTCTTTTGCAGAGTATAAAGAAGCGTATCAAAAAAGTGTAGAAAACCCAGAAGAATTTTGGGATGCGATCGCAGAAAAATTTTACTGGCATAAGAAATGGGATAAAACATTAGAGTGGGATTTTACGAAACCCGAGGTGAAATGGTTTCAGGGAGGGAAGCTGAATATCACGGAGAATTGTCTGGATCGCCACTTAGATAAATTAGGGAATAAAACAGCGATCATTTGGGAACCCAATAATCCAGATGAAGAATCTCGCCATATTACGTATAGGCAGCTTTTTGTAAAAGTTTCTCGTTTTGCAAATGTTTTAAAGAACAATGGAATCAAAAAAGGAGATAGGGTGTGTATTTATATGCCGATGATTCCGGAGTTAGCTATCGCAATGTTAGCATGTGCCAGAATTGGAGCTATTCACTCTATTGTTTTTGCAGGTTTTTCCAGTTCTGCAATTGCTAGCCGAATCAATGATTCGTCATGTAAGATGCTTATTACTGCAAATGAAGTATATAGAGGAAGTAAGCCTGTGAAGTTGAAAGAAATGTGCGATGAAGCCTTGAAAAATACTCCTACAGTCCAGACTGTTATTGTCTATAGAAGGACGGTCGAGCCTACACCAATGACTCCAGGACGTGATAAGTTTTGGTTTGAAGAGTTGCAAAAAGCAGAAAAAGAATGCCCAGCAGAAGTAATGGATGCAGAAGATGTACTTTTTATATTGTATACCTCTGGATCAACAGGAAAACCTAAAGGAATGGTGCACACAATAGGAGGGTATATGGTGTATACGACCTATACATTTGCCAATGTTTTTCAATGTGATCATTTTGCACCGACAGGAGTAAAAAACCAATCAAAACCTAAGAGTGATGTGTATTGGTGCACAGCGGATATCGGTTGGATTACAGGACATTCCTATATAGTATATGGTCCTTTGGCAGCTGGAGTGACTACTGTTATGTTTGAAGGGGTGCCAAGCTATCCTGATTATGGTCGTTTTTGGGAAATTTGTGACAAGTTGGATGTAACTCATTTTTATACAGCGCCAACTGCTATTCGAGCATTGGCTAAGCAGTCACTGGATCTGGTTAATAAACACGACCTGAATTCATTAAAAGTATTAGGATCGGTAGGAGAGCCTATTAATGATGAGGCATGGCACTGGTATAATGATAATATAGGAAAAGGGAATTCTCCTATTGTCGATACCTGGTGGCAGACAGAAACCGGAGGGATTATGATTTCTCCTCTGGCAGGAATAACTCCAACCCGACCTACTTTTGCAACATTACCTCTACCAGGAATTCAACCAGTATTAATGGATGAAGAAGGAAAGGAAATTCCATTTAAATCACAAAAATCAGAAGGACGATTAGCTATAAAGTATCCATGGCCTTCTATGGCAAGAACTATTTATAGAGATCATCAGCGTTATAAAGATGTATATTTCTCTGCATATGATAAAATGTACTTTACAGGAGATGGGGCTTATAGAGATGCTACCGGGAATTATAGGATTACAGGAAGAGTTGATGATGTGGTAATAGTTTCTGGGCATAATTTGGGGACCGCTCCTATAGAAAACGCAATCAATGAACATTTATCAGTGGCAGAATCAGCAATCGTAGGATTCCCTCATGATATAAAAGGAACTGCCTTATATGCGTATGTGACTCTGCATGAGAATCAAGTAGGGGATGATGAGTTACGTGCCAAAATCAGAGAACAGGTTTCTAATACTATTGGTCCGATCGCAAAACCAGATAAAGTACAGTTTGTAGAAGGACTGCCTAAAACCAGAAGTGGTAAAATCATGAGAAGGATTCTTCGTAAGATAGCTTCTAAGGATACAAGTAACCTAGGAGATACCTCTACACTATTAAATCCAGATGTTGTAAAAGATATTATGGAGAATGCCTTGTAA
- a CDS encoding DUF4294 domain-containing protein: MIKYVLSIVLCTLLTKLYGQEENIIPKDTTQYVQYYIIEGDTIPHDAIDLDEVIILGKLKFKDNLEKRKYLILRRKTRKVYPYAKLAADRLGVLHDRLAEITTRKKKKKYVKMLQKYMEEEFTAELKKLTRTEGQILVKLIHRQTGVTMFDLVKEHRSGWKAFWYNNTARLFNISLKKGYDPINVEEDYWIEDILQRSFQANILDEQKTALDFSFYDLRNKWAIPKVSDKKE; encoded by the coding sequence ATGATAAAGTATGTACTTAGTATAGTATTATGTACACTGTTAACCAAACTTTATGGACAGGAAGAAAACATCATCCCCAAAGATACCACCCAGTATGTTCAGTATTATATAATAGAAGGTGATACAATACCACATGATGCAATTGACCTTGATGAAGTTATTATTCTGGGAAAACTAAAATTCAAGGATAATCTAGAGAAAAGGAAATACTTAATCTTAAGAAGGAAAACAAGAAAAGTATATCCTTATGCTAAATTGGCAGCAGATAGGTTAGGTGTGCTTCATGATCGGTTAGCCGAAATAACTACGAGAAAAAAGAAAAAGAAGTACGTAAAAATGCTGCAGAAATACATGGAAGAAGAATTTACTGCAGAATTAAAGAAACTGACACGTACAGAGGGGCAGATTTTAGTAAAATTAATTCATAGACAGACAGGAGTTACTATGTTTGATTTGGTAAAGGAGCATCGTAGTGGATGGAAAGCATTTTGGTATAATAATACGGCCAGGTTATTTAATATTTCCCTAAAAAAAGGATATGATCCAATAAATGTAGAAGAAGATTATTGGATAGAGGATATTTTGCAGCGAAGTTTTCAGGCAAATATCCTGGATGAACAAAAAACAGCTCTTGATTTTAGTTTTTATGACTTAAGAAATAAGTGGGCAATACCGAAAGTGAGTGATAAAAAAGAATAA
- a CDS encoding ZIP family metal transporter: MYNYILSISSVLLGALLVLLFKPNDQKKLSLLLSFSGAFLLAVTVFDLLPEIFEENHHSKKTGVWIMVGILLQKVLEYFSQGAEHGHVHINKKTKNLPVLLITSLTIHALLEGFPMHHNDRMLIGIIIHKIPIAMILTTFLLQTAIKKVTIFSFLLCFSLITPLGAFISESFTAVQYFYKETTALVIGIFLHVSTTILFESNEGHKFNITKLVIILLATIIAYLI, encoded by the coding sequence GTGTATAACTATATTTTATCTATATCATCAGTCCTATTAGGAGCGTTATTAGTTTTATTATTTAAACCTAACGATCAGAAAAAACTCAGTTTACTACTCTCATTTAGTGGTGCTTTTCTTCTGGCAGTAACTGTATTCGATTTACTTCCCGAAATTTTTGAAGAAAATCATCATTCCAAAAAAACTGGAGTATGGATTATGGTAGGAATCCTTCTCCAAAAAGTATTGGAGTATTTCTCACAAGGAGCAGAACACGGTCATGTACATATCAATAAAAAAACCAAAAACTTACCGGTTTTATTGATTACCAGTTTAACTATTCACGCTCTTCTAGAAGGGTTTCCTATGCATCATAATGATAGAATGCTTATTGGTATTATTATTCACAAAATACCAATCGCCATGATTTTGACTACTTTTTTACTGCAAACAGCAATAAAAAAGGTTACCATATTTTCCTTTTTACTGTGTTTTTCTTTAATCACTCCCCTAGGCGCTTTTATATCTGAAAGCTTTACCGCTGTTCAATATTTCTATAAAGAAACTACGGCTTTGGTTATTGGTATCTTCTTACATGTTTCTACTACTATTTTATTTGAAAGTAACGAAGGTCATAAATTTAATATAACCAAATTAGTCATTATACTACTAGCTACTATAATCGCTTATCTTATCTAA